A part of Bubalus bubalis isolate 160015118507 breed Murrah chromosome 6, NDDB_SH_1, whole genome shotgun sequence genomic DNA contains:
- the TSHB gene encoding thyrotropin subunit beta isoform X1 → MNQELLVWVITTSAHQCKLSMTAIFLMSVIFGLAYGQAMSFCTPTEYMMHVERKECAYCLTINTTICAGYCMTRDVNGKLFLPKYALSQDVCTYRDFMYKTAEIPGCPRHVTPYFPYPVAISCKCGKCNTDYSDCIHEAIKTNYCTKPQKSYVVGFSI, encoded by the exons ATGAACCAAGAGCTTTTAGTCTGGGTCATTACAACATCAGCTCACCAATGCAAACTAAG CATGACTGCTATCTTCCTGATGTCTGTGATTTTTGGCCTTGCATATGGACAAGCAATGTCTTTTTGTACTCCAACTGAGTATATGATGCATGTCGAAAGGAAAGAATGTGCTTACTGCCTAACCATCAACACCACCATCTGTGCTGGATATTGTATGACACGG GATGTCAACGGCAAGCTGTTTCTTCCCAAATATGCCCTGTCTCAGGATGTCTGTACATACAGAGATTTCATGTACAAGACTGCAGAAATACCAGGATGCCCACGCCATGTTACTCCTTATTTCCCCTACCCGGTAGCTATAAGCTGTAAGTGTGGCAAGTGTAATACCGACTATAGTGATTGTATACATGAGGCCATCAAAACAAACTACTGTACCAAACCTCAGAAGTCCTATGTGGTGGGATTTTCTATCTAA
- the TSHB gene encoding thyrotropin subunit beta precursor (The RefSeq protein has 4 substitutions compared to this genomic sequence) produces MTATFLMSVIFGLAYGQAMSFCIPTEYMMHVERKECAYCLTINTTICAGYCMTRDVNGKLFLPKYALSQDVCTYRDFMYKTAEIPGCPRHVTPYFSYPVAISCKCGKCNTDYSDCIHEAIKTNYCTKPQKSYMVGFSI; encoded by the exons ATGACTGCTATCTTCCTGATGTCTGTGATTTTTGGCCTTGCATATGGACAAGCAATGTCTTTTTGTACTCCAACTGAGTATATGATGCATGTCGAAAGGAAAGAATGTGCTTACTGCCTAACCATCAACACCACCATCTGTGCTGGATATTGTATGACACGG GATGTCAACGGCAAGCTGTTTCTTCCCAAATATGCCCTGTCTCAGGATGTCTGTACATACAGAGATTTCATGTACAAGACTGCAGAAATACCAGGATGCCCACGCCATGTTACTCCTTATTTCCCCTACCCGGTAGCTATAAGCTGTAAGTGTGGCAAGTGTAATACCGACTATAGTGATTGTATACATGAGGCCATCAAAACAAACTACTGTACCAAACCTCAGAAGTCCTATGTGGTGGGATTTTCTATCTAA